The Dehalobacter sp. 12DCB1 genome window below encodes:
- the dapG gene encoding aspartate kinase, translating into MRILVQKFGGTSLANPERRAQVAAKVSEAINQGYSPVVVVSAIGRSGDPYATDTLIKMVSNIYSEVPKREMDLLLSCGEIISGSIMVSTLQGLGLEAILLTGGQAGIITNSSFGDARIVKIEPENILEQLKEGKVVVVTGFQGMTEDGQITTLGRGGSDTTACSIGVALNAEAIDIYTDVEGIMTADPRIVQDAKILDVITYNDICHLAHQGAKVIHPRAVEIAMQKNIPLRVKCTFSDAPGTLVTNVQPDLAEGSDMIGDRIITGIAHTPNVTQIKIHIQEEENKPKAITKIFKGMALADISVDFISVQPETVLYTVRDELAKKAINILKNLGFNPESAPGCAKIALVGGGIADVPGVMANMAEALAESGIEILQSADSHTTIWVLVRKEHMVPAVQSLHKKFELGI; encoded by the coding sequence TTGCGGATATTGGTTCAAAAATTTGGCGGAACTTCCCTGGCCAATCCGGAAAGAAGAGCGCAGGTCGCGGCTAAGGTTTCCGAGGCTATTAATCAAGGATATTCGCCTGTAGTTGTTGTTTCTGCAATCGGGCGTTCGGGAGATCCCTATGCGACTGATACGCTGATTAAGATGGTCTCAAACATTTATTCCGAAGTGCCCAAAAGAGAAATGGACTTGCTCTTAAGCTGTGGAGAAATCATTTCGGGCAGCATTATGGTTAGCACCCTGCAGGGCCTCGGGCTGGAAGCTATTCTTTTAACGGGTGGACAGGCCGGCATTATCACCAATAGCAGTTTTGGCGATGCAAGAATTGTCAAAATCGAACCGGAAAATATCCTGGAACAGCTGAAAGAAGGCAAAGTTGTTGTCGTTACGGGCTTCCAGGGTATGACCGAAGACGGACAAATTACAACCCTGGGCAGAGGCGGAAGCGATACGACGGCCTGTTCGATTGGTGTCGCACTAAATGCTGAAGCAATCGATATTTATACGGACGTCGAAGGTATTATGACTGCAGACCCCCGAATCGTCCAGGATGCCAAAATCCTTGACGTGATCACCTATAATGATATCTGCCATCTGGCGCATCAGGGAGCTAAAGTCATCCATCCGCGCGCCGTGGAAATCGCGATGCAGAAGAATATCCCACTGCGGGTAAAATGTACGTTTTCCGATGCTCCAGGAACGCTGGTCACCAATGTTCAGCCCGACCTCGCGGAGGGTTCGGACATGATCGGTGACAGGATTATTACCGGGATTGCACATACCCCGAATGTCACCCAGATCAAGATCCACATTCAAGAAGAAGAAAATAAACCCAAAGCGATCACCAAAATATTTAAGGGGATGGCTTTAGCGGATATTAGTGTCGATTTCATCAGCGTTCAGCCGGAAACTGTCCTGTATACCGTTCGTGATGAGCTGGCAAAGAAAGCCATCAATATTTTAAAGAATCTGGGTTTCAACCCTGAATCCGCACCAGGATGTGCTAAGATCGCGCTTGTTGGCGGGGGGATTGCCGATGTGCCCGGCGTCATGGCCAATATGGCAGAAGCACTTGCTGAGAGCGGCATTGAGATTCTTCAGTCCGCTGACTCCCATACTACGATCTGGGTGCTTGTCAGAAAGGAACATATGGTTCCGGCTGTTCAGTCTTTGCACAAAAAATTTGAGCTTGGCATTTGA
- a CDS encoding ribonuclease J encodes MPKEHKLQIIPLGGLGEIGKNMTLVKYDNQMIMIDAGMAFPEDDMPGIDLVIPDYSYVIENKDMLLGIVVTHGHEDHIGTFPYLLKDIDAPVFAPKLTLGLIQAKLKECNVNRFKSTVVNPGESIKLGVFKIDFIRVNHSIPDSVSLAIHTPLGVIVHTGDFKLDHTPVTSEILDIYKFSELGEKGVLCLMSDSTNVERPGFTMSERVVGQMFDDVFRTAKERIILASFASNIHRVQQVITAAFKTNRKVAIVGRSMQNYASIAAEYGYLIIPEGTLVDVEEVLQLPPNQACIITTGSQGEPMSALSRMASSDHKQVEILPGDTVIISASPIPGNEKSVARTIDQLFKLGANVIHEQASGVHVSGHGSQEELKLMLNMVRPQYFIPVHGEYRMLIKHGQIAEQLGIPHKNIFIAENGSVIEFTRNGAGIAGKVPSGRILVDGLGVGDVGNIVLRDRKQLSQDGILIVVIALSRSTNEIVAGPDIVTRGFVYVRESESMLDEAKEKIRQTTERCLENGIIEWVTLKNQIKEVLGKHLYEKTKRKPVILPIIQEVK; translated from the coding sequence TTGCCAAAAGAACACAAACTGCAAATTATCCCTTTAGGCGGGTTGGGTGAGATCGGAAAAAACATGACGCTGGTAAAGTATGACAACCAGATGATCATGATTGACGCCGGTATGGCTTTTCCTGAAGATGACATGCCCGGAATTGATTTGGTCATCCCTGACTATTCCTATGTCATTGAAAACAAGGACATGTTGCTAGGGATTGTGGTGACCCATGGCCATGAAGATCATATCGGGACATTCCCGTATCTTCTAAAGGACATAGACGCGCCTGTATTTGCGCCAAAACTTACCTTGGGACTGATCCAGGCCAAATTAAAGGAGTGCAATGTCAACCGGTTTAAATCGACTGTCGTCAATCCTGGAGAGAGTATCAAGCTTGGCGTTTTTAAAATTGATTTTATCCGGGTCAACCACAGTATACCTGATTCTGTGAGTCTGGCCATCCATACACCCCTTGGTGTGATCGTTCATACCGGAGATTTTAAACTAGATCATACTCCCGTTACCTCAGAGATCCTGGATATCTATAAATTCTCCGAATTGGGTGAAAAAGGCGTACTCTGCCTAATGTCCGACAGCACGAATGTAGAAAGGCCTGGTTTCACGATGTCGGAGAGAGTGGTCGGTCAGATGTTTGACGATGTATTCCGCACCGCCAAGGAAAGGATCATTTTAGCCAGCTTTGCTTCGAATATCCATCGCGTGCAGCAGGTCATCACCGCTGCTTTCAAAACAAACAGGAAGGTTGCCATTGTCGGCAGGAGCATGCAGAATTACGCCTCAATCGCTGCTGAATATGGCTATCTGATCATTCCAGAAGGAACGCTGGTCGATGTAGAAGAGGTTCTTCAGCTGCCACCGAATCAGGCCTGTATTATTACAACAGGGAGCCAGGGAGAACCGATGTCGGCGCTTTCCCGTATGGCTTCTAGCGATCATAAGCAGGTCGAAATCCTGCCCGGTGATACCGTGATTATTTCCGCCAGTCCGATTCCCGGAAATGAGAAATCGGTTGCCCGGACCATCGATCAGTTGTTTAAACTTGGCGCTAATGTGATCCACGAACAAGCATCGGGCGTCCATGTTTCCGGTCATGGCAGTCAGGAAGAATTAAAGTTGATGCTGAATATGGTGAGACCGCAGTATTTTATCCCTGTACACGGTGAGTATCGCATGCTGATTAAGCATGGCCAGATTGCCGAACAACTTGGCATTCCGCACAAAAATATTTTTATTGCTGAAAATGGAAGTGTCATTGAGTTCACCAGAAATGGAGCAGGTATTGCCGGGAAAGTGCCATCCGGCAGAATTTTAGTGGATGGATTGGGCGTAGGGGACGTAGGCAATATTGTGCTGCGCGACCGCAAACAGCTGTCTCAGGACGGTATTTTAATTGTAGTTATTGCGCTGAGCCGCTCCACCAATGAAATCGTTGCCGGACCCGATATCGTGACCAGGGGATTTGTCTATGTCCGAGAATCCGAATCGATGCTGGATGAGGCCAAAGAGAAAATCAGACAGACCACTGAGCGCTGCCTCGAGAACGGTATCATTGAATGGGTCACACTCAAAAATCAGATTAAAGAAGTTCTAGGCAAGCATCTGTACGAAAAAACGAAAAGAAAACCGGTCATTCTGCCAATTATTCAAGAAGTGAAATAA
- the pilM gene encoding type IV pilus assembly protein PilM, translating into MTAAYLSFDLGTRNIHAVVGQAEGNTVRILRSASIALPKGVLSDGLITNKEVLTSAMQEVLASLNTSTKDALITFNSNSVIIREFEVPSGNEQELEAMIKNEIIQFFGMTDTDLVEYRKIGETETSGMKKVKVRAAVMNKEIAHAYYDLLDSLKLKPLALDIHANVISKIFNEQTAINNNLSNNYIILDIGYSGTMIYLISQGSLNFFRSISFGGRAVDRLLAGLFALSEEKAEEKKLEFLSDKQERIAEAKAAESTQNRSLTVKKKGHTFVIKKKGLTENMEEPVSDAAENTVEEIRPIEQGKVFTKEEALAAVKPLYGELLEEIRKVMQFFANRSGSKDLSQIYLIGGGASLTGIPEYLSQGLGLKVDRLQMISNIQYIDHEQAPGDYVNASAALIRL; encoded by the coding sequence TTGACTGCTGCATATCTGTCCTTTGATCTTGGAACAAGAAATATTCACGCTGTTGTTGGCCAGGCGGAAGGAAATACTGTCAGAATACTGCGAAGTGCCAGCATCGCGCTTCCGAAAGGCGTGCTCTCCGACGGTTTGATTACGAATAAAGAAGTACTGACCTCAGCCATGCAGGAAGTGCTTGCTTCTCTGAATACTTCCACTAAAGATGCCCTGATCACGTTTAACTCTAACAGCGTGATTATTCGTGAATTTGAGGTTCCTTCAGGAAATGAGCAAGAACTCGAAGCAATGATTAAGAATGAAATTATTCAATTTTTTGGTATGACGGATACCGATCTGGTCGAATACCGCAAGATCGGTGAGACAGAGACCAGCGGAATGAAAAAAGTCAAGGTACGGGCAGCAGTCATGAATAAGGAAATAGCGCATGCGTATTACGACCTTCTTGATAGCCTTAAGCTGAAACCACTCGCCCTGGACATTCACGCGAATGTTATTTCTAAAATTTTCAACGAACAGACTGCGATTAACAACAATTTGTCGAACAACTATATCATTTTAGATATTGGGTATTCAGGTACAATGATCTATCTGATCTCTCAAGGCAGCTTGAATTTCTTCCGCTCTATCAGTTTCGGCGGAAGAGCGGTGGACCGCCTGCTTGCAGGCCTATTTGCTTTATCCGAAGAGAAGGCTGAAGAAAAGAAACTGGAGTTTCTTTCAGATAAACAAGAGCGCATTGCTGAAGCAAAGGCGGCTGAAAGTACACAAAATAGATCCCTTACCGTAAAAAAGAAAGGCCATACATTTGTGATTAAAAAGAAAGGTCTAACCGAAAATATGGAAGAACCTGTTTCTGATGCAGCTGAGAACACGGTTGAAGAGATTCGGCCCATAGAACAAGGAAAAGTTTTTACGAAAGAGGAAGCACTAGCCGCTGTGAAACCCCTTTACGGAGAATTGCTCGAAGAAATCCGAAAGGTCATGCAGTTTTTTGCGAACAGGAGCGGCTCCAAGGATTTGAGCCAAATCTACCTGATCGGTGGAGGAGCCAGTCTTACAGGAATACCAGAGTACCTGTCTCAGGGGCTCGGTTTGAAAGTTGACCGGCTTCAGATGATCAGTAACATTCAGTATATTGACCATGAACAGGCACCCGGAGACTATGTCAATGCCTCCGCTGCTCTGATCAGGCTTTGA
- a CDS encoding PilN domain-containing protein encodes MNDFNFFSTFEKQKLAQKKKIRRSYGAILGVILVVVLFYGIVGARMIYCSYAINKGEAFLNAPENKAKLTDIQAKKAATENLITYTAQVNQAKQKITLATKVSSEFLNTIQKTIPAAVSLKSLEIKDYQVILQGTVPASATVAELAHNLEATELFSRVQVQFIQSGTETAAYEFSVLCELKEVAE; translated from the coding sequence ATGAATGATTTTAACTTTTTTTCAACATTTGAAAAACAGAAACTGGCTCAGAAGAAAAAAATCAGAAGATCCTATGGAGCGATTCTCGGCGTAATTCTTGTTGTTGTACTGTTTTACGGCATTGTGGGAGCAAGAATGATCTATTGTTCTTACGCGATTAATAAAGGCGAGGCCTTTCTGAATGCTCCGGAAAACAAAGCAAAGCTGACAGACATTCAGGCCAAGAAAGCAGCTACCGAGAATTTAATCACCTATACGGCGCAAGTAAATCAAGCTAAACAAAAAATTACGCTGGCCACTAAAGTCAGCAGTGAATTCCTGAATACAATTCAAAAGACGATTCCGGCAGCAGTCAGCCTGAAATCTCTGGAAATCAAAGACTATCAAGTGATTTTGCAGGGCACTGTACCGGCGTCGGCAACAGTGGCCGAGTTGGCCCATAACCTGGAAGCAACAGAGCTTTTTTCCAGGGTGCAGGTACAGTTTATTCAAAGTGGTACAGAAACAGCCGCCTATGAATTTTCCGTTCTGTGCGAATTGAAGGAGGTGGCTGAATAA
- the dapA gene encoding 4-hydroxy-tetrahydrodipicolinate synthase codes for MFGSVLTAMVTPFNDKLEIDYPAAAVLARYLAENGTEGIVVAGTTGESPNLTGEEKLKLFMTVKEAVGDTCKVIAGVGTYSTRESIELAEKVSNQLDGIMAVVPYYSKPSQEGLYEHFRAIAAATDRPVMLYNIPGRTVINLLPSTVAKLAETPNIVCIKEAAGSMDQVSELKKELPSTFAIYSGDDSLTLPMLSLGGRGIVSVASHLIGTQMQKMVAAFKAGDMEKALKWHLLLFPIFKGMFVATNPVPVKYLLNEVGIKAGGYRLPIVGPTQTEQAFLKELLTNIRNLPEEV; via the coding sequence ATGTTTGGCAGCGTTTTAACCGCTATGGTCACACCATTTAACGATAAGCTGGAGATTGATTATCCTGCAGCCGCAGTGTTGGCCAGATATTTGGCTGAAAACGGCACAGAAGGGATCGTCGTAGCCGGAACAACCGGTGAGAGCCCTAATCTGACCGGTGAAGAAAAGCTTAAGCTTTTTATGACAGTGAAAGAGGCGGTTGGGGATACGTGTAAAGTCATTGCAGGCGTGGGTACCTATTCGACCCGTGAAAGTATTGAACTTGCCGAGAAAGTCTCAAATCAGCTCGATGGCATTATGGCAGTAGTTCCGTATTACAGTAAACCTTCTCAGGAAGGTCTTTATGAGCATTTTAGAGCCATTGCAGCGGCTACAGACCGGCCTGTGATGCTTTATAACATACCAGGAAGGACAGTCATCAATCTTCTTCCTTCTACAGTCGCCAAACTAGCTGAAACCCCAAATATTGTCTGCATTAAAGAAGCAGCAGGATCGATGGATCAGGTCAGTGAACTGAAAAAGGAACTGCCTTCGACCTTTGCGATTTATTCGGGCGATGATTCACTGACCTTGCCGATGCTGTCTTTAGGCGGGAGAGGGATTGTAAGTGTCGCTTCGCATCTGATCGGTACCCAGATGCAAAAAATGGTTGCTGCGTTTAAGGCCGGCGATATGGAGAAAGCTTTAAAATGGCATCTACTACTGTTCCCGATTTTTAAAGGGATGTTCGTGGCAACAAATCCAGTGCCTGTGAAGTATCTGCTGAATGAAGTCGGCATCAAAGCCGGAGGCTACCGGTTGCCCATCGTTGGCCCGACCCAGACGGAACAGGCTTTCTTAAAAGAATTGCTCACGAATATCCGGAATCTGCCTGAAGAGGTCTAA
- a CDS encoding aspartate-semialdehyde dehydrogenase: protein MPNIAIVGATGAVGQEFLKILAERKFPVDELRLLATKRSSGSRISWQGKEIEVQETTNQSFQGIDIALFAGGSASTEYVPAAVQSGAVVIDNSSAFRLNPDVPLVVPEVNPEDVKWHKGIIANPNCSTIIMVVALKPLETLSPIKRIVVSTYQAVSGAGKEGIIELEEQVKSWSNGEKITDIDTFPYQIAFNLIPRIDVFQEGDYTKEEWKMVKETQKIFHRDDMRITATCVRVPVFRSHCESINIETEKKITIDQVKAALAQAPGVILKDDSAKDIYPMPLDSSNRDEVLVGRIREDQTIDQGINLWIAGDQIRKGAATNAVQIAELLLS from the coding sequence ATGCCAAATATTGCAATTGTCGGGGCAACGGGTGCCGTTGGTCAGGAATTTTTGAAAATTCTTGCAGAACGGAAGTTTCCGGTGGATGAGCTTCGCTTGCTTGCGACGAAAAGATCAAGTGGATCACGGATTTCCTGGCAGGGAAAAGAAATAGAAGTACAAGAAACAACGAATCAGAGCTTTCAAGGCATTGATATCGCCTTATTTGCGGGTGGTTCCGCCAGTACGGAGTATGTGCCGGCCGCAGTCCAGAGCGGAGCAGTCGTTATTGACAACAGCAGTGCTTTTCGGCTAAATCCGGATGTTCCTCTGGTTGTGCCTGAAGTCAACCCCGAAGATGTCAAATGGCATAAAGGGATTATTGCCAATCCGAACTGTTCCACGATTATCATGGTCGTGGCACTGAAACCACTCGAAACTCTTTCGCCAATCAAGCGCATTGTGGTATCGACGTATCAGGCAGTTTCAGGCGCGGGAAAAGAAGGGATTATTGAACTGGAGGAACAGGTGAAGTCGTGGAGCAACGGGGAAAAGATCACGGATATCGATACCTTTCCATATCAGATCGCCTTTAACCTGATACCCAGAATTGATGTATTCCAGGAGGGTGACTATACAAAGGAAGAATGGAAAATGGTCAAGGAAACCCAAAAAATCTTCCACAGGGATGATATGCGTATTACGGCTACCTGTGTCCGTGTTCCAGTCTTTCGTTCCCACTGTGAATCCATCAATATTGAGACTGAGAAAAAAATCACGATTGATCAGGTCAAGGCTGCGCTTGCCCAGGCTCCCGGCGTAATCTTAAAAGACGATTCGGCGAAAGATATTTATCCGATGCCGCTCGATAGCTCGAACAGGGATGAAGTTCTGGTCGGAAGAATCCGGGAAGATCAAACCATTGATCAGGGGATTAATCTCTGGATTGCGGGTGATCAGATTCGCAAAGGTGCAGCGACAAATGCGGTCCAGATTGCAGAATTGCTGTTATCATAG
- a CDS encoding dipicolinate synthase subunit B, translated as MRFEKLHIGFALTGSHCTLGQVMGVIRQLVEEGADITPIVSESVNTVDTRFGEAAYWKARLKEITGKDPIRTIPEAEPIGPGKFFDCMVIAPCTGNTLAKLANGITDTPVLMATKAHLRNLGPVVIAISTNDGLGVNAKNIGALLLAKNIYLVPFGQDSPLKKTNSLVAQMNKIPDTILMACQGKQIEPLLVEITSSE; from the coding sequence ATGAGATTTGAAAAGCTGCACATCGGTTTCGCGCTGACCGGTTCCCATTGTACCCTTGGCCAGGTCATGGGGGTGATCAGACAGCTTGTCGAAGAAGGAGCAGATATAACGCCGATTGTTTCGGAGTCCGTTAATACAGTGGATACGAGATTCGGAGAAGCAGCGTACTGGAAAGCTAGACTTAAAGAGATTACAGGGAAAGACCCGATCAGAACTATTCCGGAAGCAGAACCGATCGGGCCGGGCAAGTTTTTTGATTGCATGGTTATTGCGCCTTGTACCGGAAATACACTTGCCAAACTCGCTAACGGAATCACCGATACACCCGTCTTAATGGCTACCAAAGCACATTTGCGCAACTTAGGACCTGTGGTAATTGCTATATCTACAAATGACGGGTTAGGGGTTAACGCTAAAAATATTGGAGCTTTACTCTTAGCAAAGAATATCTATCTGGTGCCTTTTGGTCAGGACAGCCCGCTCAAAAAAACCAATTCTCTCGTTGCCCAGATGAATAAAATACCGGACACGATATTGATGGCCTGCCAGGGAAAGCAAATCGAACCGCTCTTGGTAGAAATTACTTCTTCTGAGTAG
- a CDS encoding type II secretion system F family protein, translating into MPLYSYVAKDFSGQRSTGVLEADSIQNFYRQLKERQLFCIEVSEKKQSAQKAISKDKPIKLKVKDLVVFCNQFHALLTAGVTVIKALDVIYQQTESKKLKAVVLRVYEAVQKGDMLSEAMRKQGQAFPEILINMIESGEASGKLDLVLAKMTEHFEKERKLRTKMISSMTYPAILTGVMIIVVIILMTFVLPTFTAMFESTGTTLPLTTRILMGISNFMRSYWYILIIVIAAIVFATRQYIKTDSGRLKWDGMKLKIPVVKSTSIKIMSARMARTLSTLLSSGIPLLNCIEITAKVLGNKVVSDGLLAAKEDMSKGATISQSIRKIGVFPPMIYSMISIGEESGSLESILERTSAYYDEEADVAIQRMLALFEPALIVVMAVVIGFIVLSIVSAMYGAYQNI; encoded by the coding sequence ATGCCTCTATATTCGTATGTTGCTAAAGATTTTTCCGGCCAGAGATCGACAGGCGTTCTGGAAGCCGATAGTATTCAGAACTTTTACCGCCAGCTCAAAGAGCGACAGCTTTTTTGCATCGAAGTCAGTGAAAAGAAACAAAGCGCGCAAAAAGCGATTAGCAAGGATAAGCCGATCAAGCTAAAAGTCAAAGACCTTGTCGTGTTTTGCAACCAGTTTCATGCACTATTAACAGCCGGGGTAACAGTCATCAAAGCACTCGATGTAATCTATCAGCAAACGGAAAGCAAAAAGCTCAAAGCGGTTGTTCTCAGAGTTTATGAAGCAGTCCAAAAAGGTGATATGCTTTCCGAAGCTATGCGCAAGCAGGGGCAGGCATTTCCTGAAATCCTGATTAATATGATTGAGTCTGGAGAAGCCAGTGGAAAACTCGATCTCGTACTGGCTAAAATGACCGAGCATTTTGAAAAGGAACGAAAGCTTCGGACAAAAATGATTTCTTCTATGACATACCCGGCCATCTTAACCGGCGTAATGATCATTGTGGTTATTATATTGATGACTTTTGTGCTGCCGACGTTTACCGCCATGTTTGAATCGACCGGCACAACCCTGCCGCTGACAACCAGAATCCTTATGGGAATCAGTAACTTTATGAGGTCTTATTGGTACATTTTAATTATTGTGATTGCAGCGATCGTTTTTGCAACAAGACAATACATTAAGACCGATTCCGGAAGACTGAAATGGGATGGAATGAAACTGAAAATACCTGTTGTAAAGTCGACTTCTATCAAGATCATGTCCGCCAGGATGGCCCGTACCCTTTCCACGCTGTTAAGCAGCGGGATTCCTTTGCTGAACTGTATAGAAATCACCGCGAAAGTGCTTGGGAATAAAGTAGTCAGTGACGGTCTGTTAGCTGCCAAAGAGGATATGAGCAAAGGAGCGACGATCTCGCAGTCCATCCGCAAGATCGGGGTGTTTCCGCCGATGATTTATTCCATGATCAGCATCGGCGAGGAATCCGGCTCACTTGAGAGTATTTTGGAAAGAACGTCTGCCTATTATGACGAGGAAGCTGATGTGGCAATTCAGCGTATGCTGGCGCTGTTTGAACCGGCCTTGATCGTTGTGATGGCGGTCGTGATCGGCTTTATTGTTCTGTCGATTGTTTCGGCGATGTATGGCGCCTATCAGAATATTTAA